The Thermodesulfobacteriota bacterium region CGCGATCTACGGCAAGGGCGGTATCGGCAAGTCCACCACCACCCAGAACACGGTGGCCGGGCTCGCGGAGATGGGCAAGAAGGTGATGGTCGTGGGGTGCGACCCCAAGGCCGACTCCACGCGGCTGCTCCTCGGGGGCCTCGCCCAGAAGAGCGTGCTCGACACCCTGCGGGAGGAGGGGGAGGACGTGGAACTCGACGACGTGGCGCGGCCGGGTTACGGGAACACGGTGTGCGTCGAGTCCGGGGGGCCGGAGCCGGGCGTGGGCTGTGCCGGGCGCGGCATCATCACCTCGATCAACCTCCTGGAGCAGCTCGGCGCCTACGAGGAGGACAAGGATCTCGACTATGTCTTCTACGACGTGCTCGGCGACGTGGTCTGCGGCGGGTTTGCCATGCCCATCCGCGAGGGCAAGGCCGAGGAGATCTACATCGTGGTCTCCGGCGAGATGATGGCCATGTACGCGGCCAACAACATCTGCAAGGGCATCCAGAAGTACGCCCAGGCCGGCGGCGTGCGCCTGGGGGGCCTCATCTGCAACAGCCGCCAGGTGGACAACGAAGAAGAGATGATCAAGGCCCTGGCCAAGCAGCTCGGAACCCAGATGCTCTACTTCCTCCCCCGCGACAACCAGGTGCAGCGGGCCGAGATCAACAGGAAGACCGTGATCGACTACACCCCGGAGCACGAGCAGGCCCAGCACTATCGGAACCTCGCCCAGGCCATGGACGGCAACGACATGTTCGTCGTCCCCAAGCCCCTCCCCATCGCGGGGCTGGAGAAGCTCCTGATGGATTACGGATTGTTTGGGTAGCGGTCCGTTGTCCGTGGTCCGTTGGAGGACCGCGGAGCGGCGGAAAACCGGCGGGACAACTGACAACGGACAACTGACGACGGACAAACGCCATGGAAAAGCCCCGATACCACCTCCTCATCTGTTCCAGCTTCCGCGGCACCGAGCCCAAGGGCGTCTGTCACGCCAAGGGCGCCCAGGGGCTCCTGCCCTACCTGGAGTCGGAGCTCGCCGACCGGGGGCTCGACGCCCTGGTCTCGAGCACGAGCTGCCTCAAGGTCTGCGACAACGGCCCCGCCATGGTGGTCTACCCCGAGGGCCACTGGTACGGCGGCGTCACCCAAGACGCCGTGGACGCCATCCTCGACGCCCTGGAAGAGGGCGGGGTGGCGGAGGAACACTTGCTGTGACGGGGAACGGGAGGGGGACGTCTCGGGGCTGTTGCGAGGCGGGCTTCACGGGGAGCCGGCCACCTCCAACCGGTAGGCGTATCCCTGCTCGGTGAGGAACCGCTGGCGGTTCCCCGCGAAGTCCTCTTCGCAGGTGTGCCGGGAGACGAGGGTGTAGAAATGGGCGACCCGGCCGTCGGCCTTGGGGCGAAGGATCCGGCCCAGACGCTGGGCCTCTTCCTGGCGGGAACCGTAGGTGCCCGAGACCTGGATCAGGAGGTCCGCGTCCGGCAGGTCCAGGGCGAAGTTGCCCACCCGGGAGAGCACGAGGCGGCTCACGCCGCCTTGGCGGAAGGAGTCGAAGAGCCGCCGGCGCTCCGGTTCGGGGGTCTTGCCGCTCACGAGGGGCGCGCCGAGGGTGCGAGCCAGGGTCTCGAGCTGCGAGAGGTACTCGCCGATCACGAGCGCCCGGCTTCCGGGGTGGCGGTCGAGAAGCTCGGCGGCGAGCGCCTCTTTGCGCTCATTTTCCGCAGCGACCCGGAACTGGGCCCGCCGCGGCGCCCGCGCGTAGGCGAGCTCGCGCTCGGGCGACAGAGCGACGCGCAGCTCCGTGCACGCGGCCTGGGCTACGAACCCCTGGTCCTCGAGGATCCGCCATGGGATGTCGAAGCGCTTGGGGCCGATGAGGGAGAATACGTCGGCTTCGCGGCCGTCTTCTCGCACGAGCGTCGCCGTGAGCCCCAGGCGCCGCCGTGCCTGCAGCCCCGCCGTGGCCCGGAAGATGGGGGCCGGCACCACGTGCACCTCGTCGTAGACGATGAGCCCGAACCGCCGGACGTCCAAGAGGGCGAGGTGAGGGAAGTCGGCGTCCTTAGCCGGCCGCCAGGTGACCATCTGGTAGGTGGCGAGGGTGATTGGCCCCACCTCTTTCCTCTCGCCCGAGTACTCCGCCACGTCCTCGGCCCGGACGGTCGTCTTCGAGAGAAGCTCCCGGCGCCACTGGGCCACCGCGGTGTTGCTGGTGCAAAGGACGAGCGCCTGCTGCGACAGGGCCGCTACGACCGCCAGACCGACCACCGTCTTTCCGGCGCCGCAGGGGAGCACGACCACGCCGCTTCCTCCAGGTCGGCCGGAGGAACCGAGGAAGGCGGCCGCGGCCTCCTCCTGGTACGGCCGCAAGGCGAAGGACGGTGCCGGGTGCCTGCCGTCGCGGAGCTCGACGGCCAACCGGTCGCCGTCCTCGTAGCCGCACAGGTCCTCGGCCGGGAAGCCTGCCGCCGTGAGGGCCTGCTTGAGCCAGCCGCGGTCCCGAGGGGCGAAGGAAAACGCGCACGGGCCGACTCGGTCCCCCAGTAGGGGAGCGACCCCGGCGTCGGCCGCGAGGAGCACGGCCAGTGCCTGGGTGTCGGTGTGCAGCACAGGTCCCTTCTCTCCGGGGCCGAGGACTACCCGCCCGTAACGGCTGGCGAGCTCCAAGAGCTGCGAGCGGTACCCCTCGGGCAGCGGGTACTTGGCGCAGTCCTCCAGGGTCTCGGCCATCGCCTCGGCACTGAGGCCCGCCGCTCGCGCGTTCCAGACGGAGAGGGCGTCGATCCGATAGGTATGGACGTGCTCGGGGCTCCGCACCAACTCGGCGAAGGCCGCAAGCCGCTGGCGTGCGGTGTCGGCCCTGGGGCTATGGAGGTCCAGGAGCACCATGCCGCCGCCCTGGACGATCAGCGGGTTGTCCGGCCGGGGCTTGCTCACGGACGCTTGCCGCTTTCGGATTCTACCGCGAGCAGGGGGTAGCCGAGCTCCAGGGCGGCCCGGCGAAAGGCCGCTTCGGCGGGGGCCGGCACCACGAGGGTCCGATCTCCCATGAGGGCGCAGAGTGCCGTGGTCCGGCGGTCGTGGGCGATCCGCCGGGCCACGGCCTCGTCGGCGCACTCCACGAGCAGGGCGTGCCCCTTCAGCCGCAGCATCGCCGCCCGGTGCACGAGATCGTCTAGGAAGGCGCGGGCCGTGTCGGGCAGGCCCGAGGACGAGGCCTGCCCGAGGAAGGTGGCGAGCTCTTCGGCCCGGTGCCCCTTCTCCGCCGCCGCGAGGGCCACGGCGCGGTCGAGGCAGAAGACGGCCTCGGAACGGCGGGCACAGAAGACCGAGAGCAGCGCCTCGTCTCCCGCGTCGAAGCGGCCCGCGGAGGCGACCACCTCCAGGTTCGGGAGCACCTTGAGGCCGCTTCGAGGCTCGGGCGCGGCGGGCTCGTAGCCTTCGGCGACGCCGAGCAGATGGGCGCCGAGCGCGTTCAACCGCAGGCACGCGAGCCCGTCGTAGCGGCTGAGGAACGAGAGGTCGTCCACGCCCCAGAGACCGCGGTAGTCTTCCCGGGCGTAGCTGGGCGAGGTAAAGGACAGATCCACGAGGCCCAGGGTCGCCGCGTACTCGAAGACCACCGCCAGTACGTAACGGCCCTGGAGGATGGGCCAGTCGTGGGAGCCCGCGTAGCCGAGGCTCCCGTAGCGGGGCTCCGCGATATAGAGCTTCCAGGGGTCGTGGGCCACGTGGAAGGTGTGGCCCGCGGAGCGCATGTATCGGAAGAGCTCGTCCACCGGGACCCAGCGTCCGGGGGGGCAATTCCGGAGGGCCTCCTCGACTGCGGCCCGGCGGCCGGCAACGGCGGTGAGCCGCTTGCGGTCGCTCTGGCCCTTGATGGCCTCCACTCGGTTGAACTCGTCGATTCCGGTGTTGCCCAGCCACTTGCGCCAGAGAAGGCCAAGGGTTTCGTGGGCCGGCAGGGTCAGGGCCTTGCGGCCGGCCGCCGCAAGCTCGAGGCGCGTTCCCGTGACTCGGGCGAGCCCCCCCGCCTGCAGCAGCAGCGGCCAGGCGAAGGCCCGGATCGGTCCGATCACGCCGGCCCAGCGGTGCCCCGGCTCGTCCTCGGGGCCGTAGAAGTCGCCCCCCACCAGTGCCGCGCCCACTTCGGCCAAGCCCTTGGCCGAGGGTTTCCCGGTCTTGTCGCTCACCTGCACCTTGCCCCGGTCCACGAGGCGGAGCACCGCAAAGAGCTCTTGGCGGGCCACCCGTTCGCCGTCGTGGAGCCGGAGGGGCTCCTCGAGCTCCCCGGCGGTCTGCGAGGCCGGCTCGTCGAGGGTCTTGAGCTCCTCCCTCCGGGGCGGGGGCACGAGGCGACGGAGGCGCTCCGCCAGCTCGGGGGCGATGCGGTACCCGCCTGCGCTCGGAACGAGGAGCAAGCCGAGGAGCGAGGGCTTGGGCTTCCACCCCGAGAGGTCGCCCCAGGACGGCAGGGCCCCGTACTTGGCGCGGAAGCGCTCCGGCTGGAAGGCGCCGCCGTGGAGCGCCTCGGAGACCGCGGCGCGCTGCAAGTCGTCGAGCCGTGCCCACACCTCCTCGAGCCGGGACCCGTGGAGGCCTCGGCCGAGGAGGGCCGCAGCCACAGCAGCGGCCATCTCGGCCTTGCGGGTCACCCCTCGCACCCCCAGGAGGCCCGCAAAGGCCTTCAAGGCATCTGCGCCGTAGACGTTCTCCAGGAGAGACCGGAGGTCCGAGGGGGCCCCTCCTGCCGAGACGACGCGGGCCATCCCTGATCCTCCCTAGTGTCCAGCGCGCGCCGGGGCGCGGAGAGAGCGGAGCATGGGGTGACGCTCGGCCGGCGTCTGGTCCGAGGCCACCCGGAAGCGGCGCCGGATCGGCGGCTTCGCGCCCGTCAAGGTCACCGTGAGCCGGTAGACACTCGGCGTGGATCGGGAACGGGTCTTTGCGGCCAAGGGCTCCTCCATCCCGCAATCGGGTCGCTTCTCCGGGGGGTCGTGCCCCCTGCGCCGTCCTTGACGGCCCGCAGTGGGCAACGTATATCCCAGCGGCGGATCGAAGGACAAGAGAGCGCCGAGCCCCTCAAAAAGGAGACCCCATGCGCCGAAAGGCCGACGTCCTGGAGCACACCATCGAGGCCGCCCTCCGGCCCGGGTGCTTCGTCGCATACGGCGAGAGCTGGTCCTTTGTGACCGGCCTCGAAGAGGTTGCAGCTCTGATTGGGGCGCTCGCCGGCACCGAGCCCGCCCGCGCCGCTGCGCTCTATGAGACGTTCCTCGCTGGGTGCCACGAGAAGGCTGAAGAGGTCGACGACTCCGGCGGCGTCTTCGGCCAGTTCGTCGAGGCTCTGTTCCTCGGCTGGGTGAAGGCCCGGCGCGCCGCGGGGGCCGACCCGGACGAGACCTCGGCCCGCCTTCTGGCGTGGATGGAAGAGGATCCCTACGGGTTCTGCCACGGCCTGGAGAAGGAGCTGGTCCGGATGCTCGACCGCCCCGGCCTCGCGGCCTTCGGGCGGCAAGTGCGGGAACGGTTCGATGCGGTGTCGCAGGAACCGGCGAAAGGCGGCTCCTCCGTGCGCGACGCGGCCTACCGGCGCCGTCGCTGGGGTGAGGTCCTGCGGGCCGTCTACAAGGCGCAGCGAAACGACACGGCCTATCTCGCCCTGGCGGAAGCAGCCGGCCTCACCCCGGAGGACTGCCACGCCCTGGCCACCATTCTTGTGGCTCGGAGAAAGCCCGGGGAAGCCCTGGCCTGGGCGGAGCGGGGGATCGGCCTCGCCGGCCAGGGGCCGCGCGGGTTCATGAGCACCGTGGAGCTCACCAACCTCCGTCGCCAGCTCCTCACGAAGCTCGGGCGGGGAGGCGAGGCGCTCGAACACGCCTGGGCCGCGTACCGGGAACACCCCAGCGAGCACGCCTACGACGAGCTGATGGAGCTCGTGGCGAAGGCCGACCGGCCGGCGTGGCACGAAAAGGCGATGGAGGCAGCCCAGGACGCCGAGCTCAGCCTCACCATCCCCCTCCTATTGAAGACCCGGGAGCTCGGTCGCCTGGCCGAGCGGTTGCGCCGAGCCACCGACGCCGCGCTGGAGGGCCTGAGCCACTTCGTCACGGAACCCGCAGCATCGAAGCTCGAGAAGGAGCATCCCGAGCTGGCCGCCCGGCTGTGGCGCGCCCAGGGCCTGCGTATCCTGAACGCGGGAAAGAGCAAGTACTACGACGCCGCCCTTCGAAACATGGAACGTGCGCAGATCCTGTTCGCGAAGGCGGGGCTGGAAGCCGAGTGGGCGCGGACCGTGGCCGAGATCCGGGGTCGGCACCACCGCAAGAGCGGTTTCATCTCGGATTTCGAGAGGCTCGCCGCCGGAAGGGGGCCGAGCACCGAGCCGTCGTTCCTGGAGCGCGCCAAGGCGCGGTGGAACCGGACCGAATCGGAGTAGGGGATGCCCGTGAGCGATAACCCGTTCTGCGAGCTCCAGGCCGTGGACCACCCGCCGTCCGAGGAAGTGCGCCAGGGGCTCCGGTCGCACTCGCCCCGCGCCCGCGCCGCCCCGGGCCGTTTCTGTGCATGCAGCGAGGCCATTTGCCGCTTGACCAGGAATGCGACATCGCATATATCGCATACATGCCAAACATCGCCGGCCTCCCCGCCCTTCTCCGCGCCCTTCGCGCCAAGCTCGACCTGACCCAGGAGCAGCTCGCCGAGCGACTGGGGGTATCCTTCGCCACGGTGAACCGGTGGGAAGGCGGCGGTACCAAACCCCAGCGAGCCGCCCAGGAGGCCATCGCGGCGCTGGCCCGAGAGGCGGGGCTCGAGGACGGGGCGCAGGCGGACGAGACGGTTGCGCCGGTCGTACGTTCCCGCGGGAGACGCGCCGCGAGCGGAGCGACGCCGACCACAAAGCCCATGGAGCAGATGCTCTGGGACGCGGCCTGCTCGATCCGGGGCGAGAAGGACGCGGCCAAGTTCAAGGATTACCTTCTCCCGCTCCTCTTCCTGAAGCGCCTCTCCGACGTGTTCGACGACGAGGTCGAGCGGCTCGCCGAGGAGTTCGGCGACCGCACGACGGCACTGGAGATCGCCGAGGCAGACCACTCGCTCCTGCGCTTCTACCTGCCCCCCGAGGCCCGCTGGGCCGTGCTGAGTGGGCGCGAGCCGCACGACTGGCCCCGCGACGAGAAGGGCCGCTCCAGCGCGCCCAAGGACATCGGCGAGCACCTCACCAAGGCCGTGCGGGCCGTGGTCAAGCACAACCCCTCCCTCTCGGGCGTCATCGACATCGTGGACTTCGCCGCAGAGCGAAACGGCGAGCGTGACGTGAACCCGGCGAAGCTCCGTGGCGTGGTCGAGACCTTCTCGGACCCTCGCTACCGGCTGGGGCTTGCTGACGTGCAGCCTGACTTCCTGGGCCGCGCGTACGAGTACCTGCTCCGGAAGTTCGCGGAGGGCTCGGGCCAGAGCGCGGGCGAGTTCTTCACCCCCACCGAGGTGGGCTTCCTGATGGCGCACCTTCTGCGCCCGAAGCCCGGCAACACCTGCCACGACTATGCCTGCGGCTCCGCCGGGCTCCTGATCAAGCTCCAACTCGTCGCCCGCGAGCTCGACCCCACGAGCCGGGTGCCGCTGAAGCTCTCGGGCCAGGAGCTCCAGGCCGAGAGCTACGCCGTGGCGCAGATGAACGCCATCATCCACGACATGGAGGTGGAGCTCCAGCGCGGAGACACCATGATCAACCCGAAGTTTCGGACGAGCGACGGCCGGATCGCCACCCACGACCTGGTCGTAGCCAATCCCATGTGGAACCAGCCCTTCGCGCCCGACCTCTTCGCCAACGACCCCTTCGACCGCTTTCGCACGGCGGGCGGCGTCACCTCCGGCAAGGGCGACTGGGCCTGGCTCCAGCACACCCTGGCCTGCCTGGGCGACCACGGCCGCGCCGCCGTGGTGCTCGACACCGGCGCGGTCACCCGCGGGTCGGGCTCGAAGAACGAGGACCGGGAGCGCAACATCCGCAAGTGGTTCGTCGACCGCGACTTGGTCGACGGCGTGATCCTCCTTCCCGAGAACCTCTTCTACAACACCACCGCCGCGGGCGTGATCGTCGTGCTCTCGAAGCGAAAGCCCGCCGCTCGCAAGGGCAAGATCGTGCTCGTGAACGCCAGCCGCCGCGTGAAGAAGGGCCGGCCCAAGAACTACATCCCCGAGGAGGACGTCCGCCCGCTGGCGGCCCTGTACCTGAAGGGGGAGGCGGTCGAGGGGGAGGTTGCGGTCATCACGCGGGAGCAGGCGGTGGAGGCAGACTACAACCTGAGCCCGAGCCGGTGGGTGGGGCAGAACGGCGGATCGAAGGGGGCGTCTGTGCCGACTCTCATCCGAGAGCTTGGCCGCCTTGCCGAAGAAGACGCCCGCCTCACCCCGCAGCTAATGCGACTGCTCCAGCCCTTGGCAAGAGCGGAGACCGAAGAATGAAGGCGGCGGAGTGGGCGGACGTCCCCCTCGGCGACATCACGATCTGGCAGGGTGGAAGCGCCTTTTCGCCTGTGTTACAGGGGCGTTCCGCGGGAGACATTCCTTTCTACAAGGTTTCGGACATGAACTCGCCTGCGAACGGGTGGTCCATGACGCAGGCGAATAACTACGTGGACGAGTCCGACCGTAACATGATTTCTGGCGGACCAAAACCCAAAGGAAGCGTGGTTTTTCCGAAAGTCGGCGCCGCTATTCACACCAACAAGAAGCGACAGCTTTCCAGGCCGGCGTTCATCGACAACAACATGATGGCCGTTTGGCCGATTGACCCAGACCGCTGCCTTCCGGAGTTCCTTTACGCGTTCTTTCTGAACATCGACCTCTCGGGCCTAGCCAATGCGGGGCCGCTCCCGTCGATTAACGGCAGTCGTCTGCGTGAGCTTGTGGTCGCGTTACCCCCCCCCCAAGAACAGCGGCAGCTTGTCACGGTTTTTTCGGGGCTGCGGTCCAGCCTCGAACTTGAGGGCCGCCTGTTCTCCGCCGCCCAGGACCTCAAGCGCGCCGCCATGCGCGAGTTGTTCACGCGCGGGCTGCGGGGCGAGGCGCAGAAGGAGACCGAGATCGGGCTGGTACCGGAGAGCTGGGGGGTCGTTCCTTTCAGCGCCGTGCGTCAATGGCTCCAATATGGCATCTCCACTCGCTGCTCCCCTGAGCCGCAGCAGTATCCGGTTCTTCGGATCCCGAATATCGAGCCTTGCCGCGTGAACGTTTCTGCCCTGAAGTACTGTGGCTTGCCGGATAAAGAAGCCGAGAAGTACTTACTAGCCGACGGAGATCTGATCTTCATCAGAACCAACGGCGTGATCGAAAGGCTCGGCTCTTGTGCTGTCTACTCTGGGCAGCCAGAACGTGCGTTGTTCGCGTCCTACCTGATTCGTGCTCGACTCAATCAGGACGTAGATTCACGATACATCGCCTTCTTCTTTGGTTCAGAAGTGGGGACAGCTCTGGTGGCTGGCCGAGCCACGCCAGCGGCTGACGGGAAGTACAATCTAAACACCGGAACGATTGATTCTCTCCCGCTCCCGCTCCCCCCTACCCTCGACGAGCAGCGCGAAATCGTCGCCATCCTCGACGCCCTTGACCGCAAGATCGACCTGCACCGCCGCAAGCGCGCGGTGCTCGAAGAGCTCTTCAAGGCCCTGCTACACAAGCTGATGACGGGTGAGATCCGGGTCTCGGACCTCGACCTCTCGGTGTTGGAGCCCCGCTGCCGCCCGGCAGACAGTGGGCCTGTTGGAGAGAAGGACGACTTCGGCACGTGAATGGTTCGGAGGGAACTATGGGCATGGTGTTCGTCAGTCACGCGAATCCCGAGGACAACGAGTTTTCGCGTTGGCTGAGCCTTCAGCTTGCGCGTGCGGGCTACGGTGTATGGTGCGACCTCACGAAGCTGCTCGGGGGAGAGACGTTCTGGCGGGACATCGAGACGGTCATCCGGGAGCGGACCGCAAAGTTCGTTTACGTGCTTTCCCGTACCTCGAACCAGAAGGAAGGCCCTCTCGCTGAATTGCACGTCGCACTCAACGTCGCCAGGGACCGGGGGCTCCAGGACTTCGTGATTCCGGTGCACATCGACGATCTGCCGCACCGGGAGATCAACATTCAGATCAGCCGTCTGAACACCGTGGAATTCAGCCGGGGCTGGGCTGGCGGACTCGGGGCTCTGCTGCAGAAGATGGAACTGGACCGCGTGCCGAAAGACCGACGCTTCGATCCGGGGGCGGTAAGTGCATGGTGGCGCACGAACATGGAGGGCAGAGAGATCGTCCAGGAAACCCCGGAAGAGTATTTCTCCAACTGGTTCCCTATCGTAGCCCTCCCGGAAGTGCTCTACCTTCACCGAGTTGGAAAGAACCCGGCTCTTCCGGCCGAACTGCCATATCCTTCTCATCGGGTAGGCGAGTTTCTGGCGTCCTTCGCGCCGGAGACGGACCTAGGGCTGACCGCTTGTAGCGACT contains the following coding sequences:
- the nifH gene encoding nitrogenase iron protein: MRKVAIYGKGGIGKSTTTQNTVAGLAEMGKKVMVVGCDPKADSTRLLLGGLAQKSVLDTLREEGEDVELDDVARPGYGNTVCVESGGPEPGVGCAGRGIITSINLLEQLGAYEEDKDLDYVFYDVLGDVVCGGFAMPIREGKAEEIYIVVSGEMMAMYAANNICKGIQKYAQAGGVRLGGLICNSRQVDNEEEMIKALAKQLGTQMLYFLPRDNQVQRAEINRKTVIDYTPEHEQAQHYRNLAQAMDGNDMFVVPKPLPIAGLEKLLMDYGLFG
- a CDS encoding restriction endonuclease subunit S; the encoded protein is MKAAEWADVPLGDITIWQGGSAFSPVLQGRSAGDIPFYKVSDMNSPANGWSMTQANNYVDESDRNMISGGPKPKGSVVFPKVGAAIHTNKKRQLSRPAFIDNNMMAVWPIDPDRCLPEFLYAFFLNIDLSGLANAGPLPSINGSRLRELVVALPPPQEQRQLVTVFSGLRSSLELEGRLFSAAQDLKRAAMRELFTRGLRGEAQKETEIGLVPESWGVVPFSAVRQWLQYGISTRCSPEPQQYPVLRIPNIEPCRVNVSALKYCGLPDKEAEKYLLADGDLIFIRTNGVIERLGSCAVYSGQPERALFASYLIRARLNQDVDSRYIAFFFGSEVGTALVAGRATPAADGKYNLNTGTIDSLPLPLPPTLDEQREIVAILDALDRKIDLHRRKRAVLEELFKALLHKLMTGEIRVSDLDLSVLEPRCRPADSGPVGEKDDFGT
- a CDS encoding (2Fe-2S) ferredoxin domain-containing protein, which translates into the protein MEKPRYHLLICSSFRGTEPKGVCHAKGAQGLLPYLESELADRGLDALVSSTSCLKVCDNGPAMVVYPEGHWYGGVTQDAVDAILDALEEGGVAEEHLL
- a CDS encoding DNA repair helicase XPB, which translates into the protein MSKPRPDNPLIVQGGGMVLLDLHSPRADTARQRLAAFAELVRSPEHVHTYRIDALSVWNARAAGLSAEAMAETLEDCAKYPLPEGYRSQLLELASRYGRVVLGPGEKGPVLHTDTQALAVLLAADAGVAPLLGDRVGPCAFSFAPRDRGWLKQALTAAGFPAEDLCGYEDGDRLAVELRDGRHPAPSFALRPYQEEAAAAFLGSSGRPGGSGVVVLPCGAGKTVVGLAVVAALSQQALVLCTSNTAVAQWRRELLSKTTVRAEDVAEYSGERKEVGPITLATYQMVTWRPAKDADFPHLALLDVRRFGLIVYDEVHVVPAPIFRATAGLQARRRLGLTATLVREDGREADVFSLIGPKRFDIPWRILEDQGFVAQAACTELRVALSPERELAYARAPRRAQFRVAAENERKEALAAELLDRHPGSRALVIGEYLSQLETLARTLGAPLVSGKTPEPERRRLFDSFRQGGVSRLVLSRVGNFALDLPDADLLIQVSGTYGSRQEEAQRLGRILRPKADGRVAHFYTLVSRHTCEEDFAGNRQRFLTEQGYAYRLEVAGSP
- a CDS encoding DUF6880 family protein; protein product: MRRKADVLEHTIEAALRPGCFVAYGESWSFVTGLEEVAALIGALAGTEPARAAALYETFLAGCHEKAEEVDDSGGVFGQFVEALFLGWVKARRAAGADPDETSARLLAWMEEDPYGFCHGLEKELVRMLDRPGLAAFGRQVRERFDAVSQEPAKGGSSVRDAAYRRRRWGEVLRAVYKAQRNDTAYLALAEAAGLTPEDCHALATILVARRKPGEALAWAERGIGLAGQGPRGFMSTVELTNLRRQLLTKLGRGGEALEHAWAAYREHPSEHAYDELMELVAKADRPAWHEKAMEAAQDAELSLTIPLLLKTRELGRLAERLRRATDAALEGLSHFVTEPAASKLEKEHPELAARLWRAQGLRILNAGKSKYYDAALRNMERAQILFAKAGLEAEWARTVAEIRGRHHRKSGFISDFERLAAGRGPSTEPSFLERAKARWNRTESE
- a CDS encoding N-6 DNA methylase, with amino-acid sequence MPNIAGLPALLRALRAKLDLTQEQLAERLGVSFATVNRWEGGGTKPQRAAQEAIAALAREAGLEDGAQADETVAPVVRSRGRRAASGATPTTKPMEQMLWDAACSIRGEKDAAKFKDYLLPLLFLKRLSDVFDDEVERLAEEFGDRTTALEIAEADHSLLRFYLPPEARWAVLSGREPHDWPRDEKGRSSAPKDIGEHLTKAVRAVVKHNPSLSGVIDIVDFAAERNGERDVNPAKLRGVVETFSDPRYRLGLADVQPDFLGRAYEYLLRKFAEGSGQSAGEFFTPTEVGFLMAHLLRPKPGNTCHDYACGSAGLLIKLQLVARELDPTSRVPLKLSGQELQAESYAVAQMNAIIHDMEVELQRGDTMINPKFRTSDGRIATHDLVVANPMWNQPFAPDLFANDPFDRFRTAGGVTSGKGDWAWLQHTLACLGDHGRAAVVLDTGAVTRGSGSKNEDRERNIRKWFVDRDLVDGVILLPENLFYNTTAAGVIVVLSKRKPAARKGKIVLVNASRRVKKGRPKNYIPEEDVRPLAALYLKGEAVEGEVAVITREQAVEADYNLSPSRWVGQNGGSKGASVPTLIRELGRLAEEDARLTPQLMRLLQPLARAETEE